A window from Trichomycterus rosablanca isolate fTriRos1 chromosome 21, fTriRos1.hap1, whole genome shotgun sequence encodes these proteins:
- the sftpbb gene encoding surfactant protein Bb produces MMAAGAAICVFILSCVLSPGQMTVIRSSSNPLMAENMCSDCTKILELFSDMISQPHAQELIQESLNNVCRRLPDPPTVNECENAVKIYLPLFLERFLAFTAHKEGEICSVLGLCAVQSETLKTPKTPELPSVGLDGNGFLQVHPSTRTSPELEVSPQCTFCLFLMKKLEDMLPKERTEETVVKLLEKICDHLPEHYKDQCNQLLEKYGKEIIDFLLTSATPHTICALIHLCLFQETPAMVPYLPSDCQTCKTLVILSQFHLGRNASEPQVSSVLHKMCHLHPNALPGCEPFVLRHAKVLVTILGKQEEAVNACQKFFCLGRE; encoded by the exons ATGATGGCTGCAGGAGCCGCGATCTGCGTGTTTATTCTCTCCTGCGTCCTGTCTCCAG GACAGATGACAGTGATCCGGTCCAGCTCCAACCCTTTAATG GCTGAAAACATGTGCTCGGACTGTACCAAGATCCTGGAGCTTTTTTCTGACATGATCTCGCAACCACATGCTCAG GAGCTTATCCAGGAGTCTCTGAACAATGTTTGTCGTCGTCTTCCAGACCCCCCGACTGTTAATGAGTgtgaaaatgcagtaaaaatttATCTGCCTTTATTCCTAGAAAGGTTCCTTGCCTTCACT GCTCATAAGGAGGGTGAGATATGCAGTGTGCTGGGACTGTGTGCCGTTCAATCAGAAACCCTAAAAACCCCCAAAACCCCGGAGCTGCCCAGTGTTGGGTTGGACGGAAATGGATTCCTTCAAGTGCATCCGTCGACTAGAACCAGTCCCGAG TTGGAGGTCAGTCCCCAGTGCACCTTCTGCCTCTTTCTCATGAAGAAGCTGGAAGACATGCTGCCGAAGGAGAGAACCGAA GAGACCGTGGTAAAGCTGCTGGAAAAGATCTGCGACCACCTCCCTGAGCACTACAAAGACCAGTGCAACCAGCTCCTGGAGAAATACGGCAAGGAGATCATCGACTTCCTGCTCACCTCCGCCACGCCTCATACGATATGCGCTTTGATTCATTTGTGCCTCTTCCAGGAGACGCCTGCCATGG TGCCGTATCTGCCTTCAGACTGCCAGACGTGTAAAACCCTGGTGATCCTCAGCCAGTTCCATCTGGGCCGGAATGCCAGCGAGCCTCAGGTGTCCAGCGTCCTCCACAAGATGTGCCATCTCCACCCGAACGCCCTACCAGGG TGCGAGCCGTTTGTCCTTCGTCATGCCAAGGTGCTAGTGACCATTCTGGGCAAACAAGAGGAAGCAGTAAATGCATGCCAG AAGTTCTTCTGTCTGGGACGTGAATAA
- the usp39 gene encoding U4/U6.U5 tri-snRNP-associated protein 2 — MANIKRERDVDDDEEEEDEGMPKKVARSQDTKDKRSRHCPYLDTINRSVLDFDFEKLCSVSLSHINVYACLICGKYFQGRGLKSHAYTHSVQFTHHVFLNLHTLKFYCLPDNYEIIDSSLEDITYVLKPTFTKQHIANLDKHGKLYRAYDGTTYLPGIVGLNNIKANDYANVVLQALCNVPPLRNYFLEEENYRGIRRPPGDIMFLLVQRFGELMRKLWNPRNFKAHVSPHEMLQAVVLCSKKTFQITKQGDAVDFLSWFLNALHGALGGTKKKPSILTKVFQGSMRIFSKKLPHPDLPAEEKEALLEKEEYQEEMLESTFLYLTLDLPTAPLYKDEKEQLIIPQVPLFNILGKFNGNTEKEYKTYKENFLKRFQLTKLPPYLIFYIKRFTKNNFFVEKNPTIVNFPITNVDLREYLTEEAQATEKSTTYDLVANVVHDGKPTEGSYRIHVLHHGTGKWYELQDLQVTDILPQMITLSEAYIQIWKRQESEDSHTGA, encoded by the exons ATGGCGAATATAAAACGAGAGAGGGatgttgatgatgatgaagaagaggaagatgaag GAATGCCGAAGAAAGTGGCCCGTTCTCAAGACACCAAAGACAAAAGAAGCCGCCACTGTCCCTACCTTGACACAATTAACAG GAGCGTTTTGGATTTTGACTTCGAGAAACTGTGCTCAGTCTCGCTCTCGCACATTAACGTCTACGCCTGTCTCATCTGTGGAAAGTACTTTCAAG GCAGAGGTCTGAAGTCGCACGCGTACACCCACAGCGTTCAGTTCACACATCACGTCTTCCTGAATCTTCACACCCTCAAGTTCTACTGTTTACCGGACAACTATGAGATCATAGATTCGTCGCTAGAGGACATCACG TATGTCCTGAAACCGACGTTCACCAAACAGCACATCGCCAATTTGGATAAACACGGGAAGCTGTACCGGGCCTACGATGGCACGACATACCTGCCCGGTATTGTGGGGCTGAATAACATCAAGGCCAACGATTACGCCAATGTAGTTCTGCAG GCCCTGTGTAACGTCCCTCCTCTGCGCAACTACTTCCTAGAGGAGGAGAACTACCGCGGGATCCGGCGTCCGCCCGGCGACATCATGTTCCTGCTGGTGCAGCGCTTCGGCGAGCTCATGCGCAAGCTCTGGAACCCGCGCAACTTCAAGGCCCACGTCTCGCCTCACGAAATGCTGCAGGCGGTCGTGCTCTGCAGCAAGAAGACCTTCCAGATTACCAAGCAAG GTGACGCTGTGGACTTTCTCTCTTGGTTTTTAAACGCGCTGCATGGAGCCCTGGGTGGAACCAAGAAGAAACCAT CTATTCTTACTAAAGTGTTCCAGGGCTCCATGCGCATCTTCTCAAAGAAGCTTCCTCATCCAGATCTG CCCGCAGAAGAGAAAGAGGCCCTTCTGGAGAAGGAAGAGTACCAGGAGGAGATGCTGGAGTCCACTTTTCTGTACCTGACCCTTGACCTGCCTACAGCGCCTCTTTATAAGGATGAGAAAGAGCAGCTGATCATCCCCCAGGTCCCTCTCTTCAACATCTTGGGAAAGTTCAACGGCAACACCGAGAAG GAGTACAAAACGTACAAAGAGAACTTTCTCAAACGCTTCCAGTTAACCAAACTTCCTCCGTACCTGATCTTCTACATCAAACGATTTACCAAGAACAACTTCTTTGTTGAAAAGAACCCGACGATCGTCAACTTTCCCATCAC GAACGTGGACCTGCGCGAGTACCTCACAGAAGAAGCCCAGGCGACCGAGAAGAGCACCACCTACGATCTGGTGGCCAATGTAGTGCACGACGGAAAACCAACGGAGGGATCGTACAGGATTCACGTCCTACATCAC GGCACCGGGAAGTGGTACGAACTCCAGGACCTGCAGGTGACCGATATCCTGCCACAGATGATCACGCTCTCAGAAGCCTACATACAG ATCTGGAAGAGACAGGAGAGTGAAGACAGTCATACAGGAGCTTAA